One Rhodococcus sp. P1Y DNA window includes the following coding sequences:
- the dnaE gene encoding DNA polymerase III subunit alpha — MADSFVHLHNHTEYSMLDGAAKIAPLFAEANRLGMTAVGMTDHGNMYGASEFYNEAKKAGIKPIIGIEAYIAPESRFNKKRVLWGDRSQKSDDVSGSGAYTHMTMVAENATGVRNLFKLSSLASIEGQLGKWARMDEEIIASHAEGIIATTGCPSGEVQTRLRLGQDREALEAAAKWREIWGPDNFFLELMDHGLSIERRVREGLLDIGQKLSIPPLATNDCHYVTKDAAENHEALLCIQTGKTLSDPTRFKFDGDGYYLKSAAEMRELWDDQVPGACDSTLLIAERVQPYDEVWEHRDRMPIFPVPEGHTQGTWLEHEVMTGLDRRFPGGPTEEYLSRAKYEIGVILEMGFPAYFLVVGDLINHAKTVGIRVGPGRGSAAGSLVAYAMGITNIDPLPHGLLFERFLNPERVSMPDIDIDFDDRRRGEMVRYATEKWGSDRVAQVITFGTIKTKAAIKDSARVQFGQPGFNIADQITKALPPPIMAKDISVAGITDPAHERYKEATEVRALIDSNPDVATIYKTAKGLEGLIRNAGVHACAVIMSSEPLTDAIPVWKRAQDGAIITGWDYPSCEAIGLLKMDFLGLRNLTVIGDAIDNIKANRGIDIDLDSLPLDDPATFELLSRGDTLGVFQLDGSAMRDLLRRMQPTGFEDIVAVLALYRPGPMGMNSHNDYADRKNGRQEVKPIHAELEEPLKVILGQTYGLVVYQEQIMQLAQKVAGYSLGQADLLRRAMGKKKLSELEKAYAGFRQGMLDNSFSEAAIKALWDTVLPFAGYAFNKSHSAGYGLVSYWTAYLKANYPSEYMAGLLTSVSDDKDKSAIYLADCRKLGITVLPPDVNESELNFASVGKDIRFGLGAVRNVGTNVVASIIRAREEKSKYTDFSDYLNKIDATACSKKVTESLIKSGAFDSLEHPRKGLMLIHADAIDSVMGTKKAEAIGQFDLFGGEDADESISSVFNVRVPDEEWESKHRLALEREMLGLYVSGHPLLGVEHMLAAQSDTNIPAILEGDIKDGTQVTIGGILASVNRRINKNGLTWASAQLEDLVGGIEVLFFPQSYSVFGADVTEDSVVLVKGRVSVRDDRISLIANDLAVPDLSAVGVARPLAVSLPTRQCTADKVGALKKILMSHPGTSDVHLRLVSGDKVTAMKLDDSLRVTPTSALMGDLKALLGPGCLAG, encoded by the coding sequence GTGGCTGACTCGTTCGTTCATCTGCACAACCACACCGAGTACTCGATGCTCGACGGCGCGGCCAAGATTGCACCGCTGTTCGCGGAGGCGAATCGGTTGGGAATGACCGCTGTCGGTATGACAGATCACGGCAACATGTACGGAGCGAGCGAGTTCTACAACGAAGCCAAGAAGGCAGGCATCAAGCCGATCATCGGCATCGAGGCCTACATAGCCCCCGAGTCACGATTCAACAAGAAGCGTGTTCTGTGGGGCGACCGAAGTCAGAAGTCCGACGACGTTTCCGGTAGCGGCGCGTACACCCACATGACCATGGTCGCCGAGAACGCGACGGGCGTCAGGAATTTGTTCAAACTCTCGTCCCTGGCATCCATCGAGGGCCAGCTCGGCAAGTGGGCACGGATGGACGAGGAGATCATCGCCTCGCATGCCGAAGGCATTATCGCCACCACCGGCTGCCCTTCCGGCGAAGTTCAGACGCGACTGCGCCTCGGACAGGACCGCGAGGCCCTCGAAGCCGCAGCCAAGTGGCGCGAGATCTGGGGACCGGACAACTTCTTTCTCGAGCTGATGGATCATGGATTGTCGATCGAGCGACGTGTCCGTGAAGGCCTGCTCGACATCGGACAGAAGCTCTCGATTCCGCCTCTCGCGACCAACGACTGCCACTACGTCACCAAGGATGCAGCGGAGAACCACGAAGCGCTGCTGTGCATTCAGACCGGTAAGACACTCAGTGATCCGACCAGGTTCAAGTTCGACGGTGACGGTTACTACCTGAAGTCTGCCGCCGAAATGCGCGAGCTGTGGGACGACCAGGTCCCGGGAGCCTGCGACAGCACTCTGCTGATCGCCGAACGCGTTCAGCCCTACGACGAGGTCTGGGAGCACCGCGACCGGATGCCGATCTTTCCGGTGCCCGAGGGACACACTCAGGGCACGTGGCTCGAACACGAGGTCATGACCGGGCTCGACCGACGGTTTCCGGGCGGACCGACCGAGGAGTACCTCTCGCGCGCGAAGTACGAGATCGGCGTCATCCTCGAAATGGGATTCCCCGCCTACTTCCTTGTGGTCGGCGACCTCATCAACCACGCGAAGACTGTCGGAATTCGCGTGGGACCGGGCCGTGGATCGGCTGCAGGTTCGCTCGTCGCATACGCGATGGGCATCACCAACATCGACCCGCTGCCACACGGCCTGCTGTTCGAGCGATTTCTCAACCCCGAGCGTGTGTCGATGCCCGATATCGATATCGACTTCGACGACCGGCGCCGCGGAGAGATGGTTCGCTACGCCACCGAGAAGTGGGGCAGCGACCGTGTCGCACAGGTCATCACCTTCGGAACCATCAAGACCAAGGCCGCCATCAAGGACTCTGCGCGTGTGCAGTTCGGGCAGCCGGGGTTCAACATCGCGGACCAGATAACCAAGGCGTTGCCGCCGCCCATCATGGCCAAGGACATCTCGGTCGCGGGTATCACCGATCCCGCGCACGAGCGGTACAAGGAAGCGACCGAGGTTCGTGCGCTGATCGATTCCAACCCGGACGTGGCGACCATCTACAAGACGGCGAAGGGTCTGGAGGGTCTGATTCGTAATGCGGGCGTCCACGCCTGCGCGGTGATCATGTCCTCCGAGCCTCTCACCGACGCCATTCCCGTGTGGAAGCGTGCGCAGGACGGCGCGATCATCACCGGGTGGGACTACCCGTCGTGCGAGGCCATCGGTCTGCTCAAGATGGACTTCCTCGGTCTGCGCAACCTCACCGTCATCGGTGACGCCATCGACAACATCAAAGCCAACCGCGGCATCGACATCGACCTGGACTCGTTGCCTCTCGACGATCCGGCGACGTTCGAGTTGCTTTCCCGCGGTGACACACTCGGAGTGTTCCAGCTCGACGGTAGTGCGATGCGCGACCTGCTGCGACGCATGCAGCCCACCGGATTCGAGGACATCGTCGCTGTTCTCGCACTGTATCGCCCGGGCCCGATGGGCATGAACTCGCACAACGACTACGCCGATCGCAAGAACGGCCGTCAAGAGGTCAAGCCGATTCACGCCGAGCTCGAAGAGCCGCTCAAGGTCATTCTCGGACAGACCTACGGCCTGGTCGTGTACCAGGAGCAGATCATGCAGCTGGCACAGAAGGTTGCCGGATACTCGCTCGGTCAGGCCGACCTGCTGCGTCGAGCAATGGGTAAGAAGAAGCTGTCGGAGCTGGAGAAGGCGTACGCCGGATTCCGGCAGGGCATGTTGGACAACAGTTTCTCCGAGGCCGCCATCAAGGCGCTGTGGGACACCGTGCTTCCGTTCGCGGGCTACGCGTTCAACAAGTCTCACTCCGCCGGCTACGGGCTGGTGTCGTACTGGACCGCGTACCTCAAGGCCAACTACCCGAGCGAGTACATGGCCGGCTTGCTCACCAGTGTCAGTGACGACAAGGACAAGTCGGCGATCTACCTCGCCGACTGTCGCAAGCTCGGAATCACTGTGCTCCCACCGGATGTCAACGAGTCCGAGCTCAACTTCGCCTCGGTCGGCAAGGATATCCGGTTCGGCCTCGGTGCTGTTCGCAACGTCGGCACCAACGTGGTGGCGTCGATCATCAGGGCGCGCGAGGAGAAGAGCAAGTACACCGACTTCTCGGACTACCTGAACAAGATCGACGCAACCGCCTGCAGCAAAAAAGTGACCGAATCACTCATCAAGTCGGGTGCATTCGATTCGCTCGAGCATCCGCGCAAAGGCCTGATGCTCATTCACGCCGACGCCATCGACTCGGTGATGGGAACCAAGAAGGCCGAGGCAATCGGACAGTTCGACCTCTTCGGCGGCGAGGACGCGGACGAGTCAATCTCATCGGTGTTCAACGTCCGTGTGCCGGACGAGGAATGGGAGTCCAAGCACCGCCTCGCACTGGAGCGAGAGATGCTCGGCCTCTACGTGTCGGGGCACCCGCTGCTCGGCGTCGAGCACATGTTGGCTGCGCAGTCCGATACCAACATCCCCGCGATCCTCGAAGGCGACATCAAGGACGGGACCCAGGTCACCATCGGCGGAATTCTCGCGTCGGTCAACCGCAGAATCAACAAGAACGGCCTGACCTGGGCGTCGGCACAGCTCGAAGACCTCGTCGGCGGAATCGAAGTGCTGTTCTTCCCACAGTCGTACTCGGTGTTCGGTGCAGACGTGACCGAGGACTCGGTTGTGCTGGTGAAGGGGCGGGTCTCGGTCCGCGACGATCGCATCTCACTGATCGCCAACGACCTTGCCGTGCCCGATCTCTCGGCAGTCGGTGTCGCAAGGCCGCTCGCCGTGAGCTTGCCGACACGTCAGTGCACAGCTGACAAGGTCGGAGCGCTGAAGAAGATTCTGATGAGTCACCCCGGAACGTCGGACGTGCACCTGCGGTTGGTGAGCGGAGACAAAGTCACGGCCATGAAACTCGACGACAGTTTGCGCGTCACGCCGACATCGGCGTTGATGGGTGACCTGAAGGCACTCCTCGGGCCTGGGTGCCTGGCCGGCTGA
- a CDS encoding RluA family pseudouridine synthase codes for MRESRSMPVPDGLDGMRVDAGVSRLLGLSRTVVAALAEEGSVSVGGVAAGKSDRLSAGSWLEVVLPEPARELTIEAEPVDGMEILYADDDIVAVDKPVGVAAHASVGWTGPTVIGGLAAAGFRISTSGAHERQGIVHRLDVGTSGVMVVATSERAYTVLKRAFKQRTIEKRYHALVQGHPDPSSGTIDAPIARHGSNDWKFAVRADGKASVTHYDTIEAFQAASLLDVHLETGRTHQIRVHFSALRHPCCGDLTYGADPRLAERLGLERQWLHAKSLGFAHPSDGRWVEIESEYPADLKHALEVLRSA; via the coding sequence GTGAGGGAATCGCGATCGATGCCCGTTCCCGACGGGTTGGACGGCATGAGGGTCGATGCGGGAGTCTCCAGGCTGCTCGGGCTGTCGCGAACCGTCGTGGCCGCGTTGGCCGAGGAGGGGTCGGTGTCCGTCGGCGGGGTGGCCGCGGGTAAGTCCGATCGGCTGTCGGCTGGATCGTGGCTCGAGGTTGTTCTGCCCGAACCGGCGCGTGAACTGACCATCGAAGCAGAACCTGTGGACGGCATGGAGATTCTGTATGCCGACGACGACATCGTCGCCGTCGACAAGCCCGTCGGTGTCGCAGCTCACGCCAGCGTCGGCTGGACCGGACCGACGGTCATCGGTGGCCTTGCCGCGGCCGGGTTCCGCATCTCGACGTCGGGTGCGCACGAGCGGCAGGGCATCGTGCATCGTCTCGACGTCGGTACGTCGGGTGTCATGGTCGTTGCCACGTCCGAACGGGCGTACACCGTGCTCAAACGAGCATTCAAGCAGCGGACCATCGAGAAGCGGTATCACGCACTCGTGCAAGGGCATCCGGATCCGAGCAGCGGTACGATCGACGCTCCGATCGCCAGGCACGGCAGCAACGACTGGAAGTTCGCGGTGCGGGCCGACGGCAAGGCGAGTGTGACGCACTACGACACGATCGAAGCGTTCCAGGCGGCGAGCCTGCTCGATGTCCATCTGGAGACGGGGCGAACACACCAAATTCGCGTCCACTTCTCCGCGCTGCGCCACCCGTGCTGCGGCGACCTGACGTACGGCGCCGACCCCCGACTGGCCGAACGCCTCGGTCTCGAACGTCAGTGGCTGCACGCCAAGTCTCTTGGATTCGCACACCCGTCGGACGGTCGTTGGGTGGAGATCGAGAGCGAATACCCCGCCGATCTGAAACATGCACTCGAGGTGTTGCGCTCGGCATGA
- the lspA gene encoding signal peptidase II — MPAEGMAPRALRTRLLILIAFVVLAFDLVTKIAVVHWITPGRPVSIIGDVVTLRLVRNPGAAFSMATGMTWLLTIVAVCVVIGVIRIGRTLRSTPWALGLGLVLGGALGNLIDRFFRSPGPLQGHVVDFVSVGWWPVFNVADSSIVCGAILLVLLSLFGFEPNGERASSKKDVADAGSAGGK, encoded by the coding sequence GTGCCCGCAGAGGGAATGGCTCCCCGCGCACTGCGCACGAGGCTGCTGATACTGATTGCGTTCGTCGTCCTCGCATTCGATCTGGTCACCAAGATTGCGGTCGTGCATTGGATCACGCCAGGCAGGCCGGTCTCGATCATCGGCGACGTGGTGACGTTGCGTCTCGTTCGGAACCCAGGCGCCGCGTTCTCGATGGCGACAGGGATGACGTGGCTCCTCACGATCGTCGCGGTATGCGTCGTCATCGGGGTGATCCGCATCGGTCGTACGCTGCGGTCGACGCCCTGGGCGCTCGGATTGGGTCTTGTGCTCGGTGGAGCACTCGGCAACCTCATCGATCGCTTCTTCCGTTCTCCCGGCCCGCTTCAGGGCCATGTCGTCGACTTCGTCTCGGTCGGTTGGTGGCCGGTGTTCAACGTCGCCGACTCCTCGATCGTGTGTGGCGCGATCCTGTTGGTCCTGCTCAGCCTGTTCGGATTCGAACCGAACGGTGAACGGGCGTCGTCGAAGAAGGACGTCGCCGACGCCGGTTCGGCCGGTGGCAAGTGA